In Methanothermus fervidus DSM 2088, a single genomic region encodes these proteins:
- a CDS encoding acetyl-CoA decarbonylase/synthase delta subunit (COGs: COG2069 CO dehydrogenase/acetyl-CoA synthase delta subunit (corrinoid Fe-S protein)~InterPro IPR004486: IPR011005: IPR016041~KEGG: mth:MTH1712 acetyl-CoA decarbonylase/synthase complex subunit delta~PFAM: CO dehydrogenase/acetyl-CoA synthase delta subunit, TIM barrel~SPTR: O27747 Acetyl-CoA decarbonylase/synthase complex subunit delta~TIGRFAM: CO dehydrogenase/acetyl-CoA synthase, delta subunit~PFAM: CO dehydrogenase/acetyl-CoA synthase delta subunit~TIGRFAM: CO dehydrogenase/acetyl-CoA synthase, delta subunit): MKEINKLLKLLEDVESIELENFKIEVDSLELQLMPVIKEAQKVVEERKEKIEKEEKIEFEPPIKSYPGKINEVKLGGGKNRKEIRLGGQKALYRFEEPQPNPPVVTFDVFDIPMPGLPRPIREHFEDVMDDPGEWAKKAVKEYGADMVTIHLIGTGPKVMDRSPKDAAKDIEEVLQAVDVPLVIGGSGDPKKDPIVLEKAAEAAEGERCLLASANLDLDYKRVAKAAIEYDHAVLSWAITDINMQKTLNKYLLKEGLSHEDIVMDPTTCALGYGIEFSIDVMIRTRLSALKGDTDLQMPMSSGTTNAWGSREAWMKKDEWGPTDYRGPLWEIITGLTAMLCGVDLFMMLHPLSVKLLREVANTFTKEYLTADHDDISNWITQLE, from the coding sequence ATGAAGGAGATAAATAAACTTTTAAAATTACTTGAAGATGTGGAATCAATTGAATTAGAAAATTTTAAGATTGAAGTTGACAGCCTTGAACTTCAACTAATGCCTGTAATAAAAGAAGCTCAAAAAGTTGTTGAAGAAAGAAAAGAAAAAATTGAAAAAGAAGAAAAAATAGAATTTGAACCACCTATAAAATCATATCCTGGAAAAATAAATGAAGTAAAATTAGGAGGCGGAAAGAATAGGAAAGAAATTAGATTAGGAGGTCAAAAAGCATTATATAGGTTTGAAGAACCACAACCAAATCCACCAGTAGTTACATTCGATGTTTTTGATATACCAATGCCTGGTCTCCCACGGCCTATAAGAGAACATTTTGAAGATGTGATGGACGACCCCGGAGAATGGGCAAAAAAAGCTGTGAAGGAATATGGAGCAGACATGGTTACCATTCATTTAATTGGTACAGGCCCTAAAGTTATGGATAGATCACCTAAAGATGCTGCCAAAGATATAGAAGAAGTTTTACAGGCTGTAGATGTTCCTTTAGTAATAGGAGGGTCAGGAGACCCAAAAAAAGATCCTATCGTATTAGAAAAAGCTGCAGAAGCTGCAGAAGGTGAAAGGTGTCTTTTAGCATCTGCAAACCTTGATTTAGATTATAAAAGAGTTGCTAAAGCTGCAATAGAATATGATCATGCTGTATTATCTTGGGCCATTACTGATATAAACATGCAAAAAACTCTGAACAAATATTTACTTAAAGAAGGATTGAGCCATGAAGATATTGTGATGGATCCAACAACATGTGCACTTGGTTATGGAATAGAATTCTCTATTGATGTGATGATTAGAACTAGATTATCTGCATTAAAAGGTGATACAGATTTACAGATGCCTATGTCTTCAGGAACTACGAATGCTTGGGGATCAAGGGAAGCATGGATGAAAAAAGATGAATGGGGACCTACTGATTACCGAGGACCTCTTTGGGAGATAATAACTGGATTAACAGCTATGCTTTGCGGTGTTGACCTTTTTATGATGTTACATCCATTATCTGTAAAATTATTACGTGAAGTAGCTAATACATTCACAAAAGAATATCTCACAGCAGATCACGATGATATTAGCAATTGGATAACTCAACTTGAGTAG
- a CDS encoding Cobyrinic acid ac-diamide synthase (COGs: COG3640 CO dehydrogenase maturation factor~InterPro IPR014433: IPR002586~KEGG: mth:MTH1711 nitrogenase reductase related protein~PFAM: Cobyrinic acid ac-diamide synthase~SPTR: O27746 Nitrogenase reductase related protein~PFAM: CobQ/CobB/MinD/ParA nucleotide binding domain), translating into MIIAVSGKGGTGKTMVAAHLIRHLIKTGKDILAIDADPDSNLADALGVNYEKTLGDVREELKKETSTGKIPPGVDKWSILEYRTMEVLVETKNFDLLVMGRPEGSGCYCAVNTMLRKIIAELSSNYDYVVIDTEAGLEHLSRRTTQDVDIMLVVTDSSQRGIMTAKRIAELAKELEIKFKKLFLIINRAKEEYKDELIQKARKCGLEVIGIIPEDPLVEKYDMEGKPLIELPENAKSVKAVKKILNSILTIENEKRN; encoded by the coding sequence ATGATAATCGCAGTTAGTGGTAAAGGCGGCACTGGAAAAACGATGGTGGCTGCTCATTTAATCAGACATTTAATTAAAACTGGAAAAGATATCCTTGCAATCGATGCTGATCCAGATTCAAATTTAGCAGATGCATTGGGAGTAAATTACGAAAAAACTTTAGGAGATGTGAGAGAAGAATTAAAAAAAGAAACTTCCACTGGTAAAATACCACCAGGCGTTGATAAATGGAGTATTTTGGAATATAGGACTATGGAAGTACTAGTTGAAACAAAAAATTTTGATTTACTTGTAATGGGTAGGCCTGAAGGGAGTGGCTGTTATTGTGCTGTTAATACTATGCTAAGGAAGATAATAGCTGAACTATCTTCCAATTATGATTATGTAGTAATTGATACTGAGGCAGGTTTAGAACATCTAAGTAGGAGAACAACGCAAGACGTAGATATAATGTTAGTTGTAACAGATTCTTCGCAACGAGGAATAATGACTGCAAAAAGAATAGCTGAATTAGCCAAAGAACTTGAAATTAAATTTAAAAAACTTTTTTTAATTATAAACCGTGCTAAGGAAGAATATAAAGATGAACTAATACAAAAAGCAAGAAAATGCGGATTAGAAGTAATTGGAATAATACCTGAGGATCCATTAGTTGAAAAATACGATATGGAAGGTAAACCACTTATAGAGTTACCTGAAAATGCAAAATCTGTAAAGGCTGTAAAAAAAATTTTAAATTCAATATTAACAATTGAAAATGAAAAGAGGAATTAA
- a CDS encoding methylated-DNA/protein-cysteinemethyltransferase (COGs: COG0350 Methylated DNA-protein cysteine methyltransferase~InterPro IPR001497: IPR014048: IPR011991~KEGG: mmz:MmarC7_1068 methylated-DNA--protein-cysteine methyltransferase~PFAM: Methylated-DNA-[protein]-cysteine S-methyltransferase DNA binding~SPTR: A6VI58 Methylated-DNA--protein-cysteine methyltransferase~TIGRFAM: methylated-DNA/protein-cysteine methyltransferase~PFAM: 6-O-methylguanine DNA methyltransferase, DNA binding domain~TIGRFAM: O-6-methylguanine DNA methyltransferase), which produces MISLAKYRDKYFAVSTLSGKVVSSSLGRKRPELAIKDLKIIVGNFSEDNSIAIKLGEAYYGKKVKFKILNLTTGFQRKVLEKVSEIPYGHVTTYKDIANSLETKAYRAIGNALSHNPLPIVIPCHRVVRSDHKVGGYRGGTRMKEEILKNEGIKIKNHRILNFKKHYVELCVRQ; this is translated from the coding sequence ATGATAAGTCTTGCAAAATACAGAGATAAATACTTTGCTGTCAGTACTTTAAGTGGTAAAGTTGTATCAAGTAGTTTAGGAAGAAAAAGGCCTGAATTAGCAATTAAAGACCTTAAAATAATTGTTGGTAATTTTTCTGAAGATAATTCTATCGCAATTAAATTAGGAGAAGCTTATTATGGTAAAAAAGTTAAATTTAAAATTTTAAATTTAACAACTGGCTTTCAAAGGAAAGTTTTAGAAAAAGTTTCAGAAATACCGTATGGACATGTAACGACATATAAAGACATTGCAAATTCACTTGAAACTAAAGCTTATCGTGCTATTGGCAATGCCCTCAGCCATAATCCTTTACCAATAGTCATTCCATGTCATAGAGTTGTAAGGAGTGATCACAAAGTAGGAGGATATCGTGGTGGAACCAGAATGAAAGAAGAAATACTTAAGAATGAAGGTATTAAAATAAAAAACCATAGGATTTTAAATTTTAAAAAACATTATGTGGAACTCTGTGTTAGGCAATAG
- a CDS encoding acetyl-CoA decarbonylase/synthase epsilon subunit (COGs: COG1880 CO dehydrogenase/acetyl-CoA synthase epsilon subunit~InterPro IPR003704~KEGG: mth:MTH1709 acetyl-CoA decarbonylase/synthase complex subunit epsilon~PFAM: CO dehydrogenase beta subunit/acetyl-CoA synthase epsilon subunit~SPTR: O27744 Acetyl-CoA decarbonylase/synthase complex subunit epsilon~TIGRFAM: CO dehydrogenase/acetyl-CoA synthase complex, epsilon subunit~PFAM: CO dehydrogenase beta subunit/acetyl-CoA synthase epsilon subunit~TIGRFAM: CO dehydrogenase/acetyl-CoA synthase complex, epsilon subunit) — translation MYTIRKNAMRLKPETFKSMLKRFDRPLLVAGPLVIENSVLDLVINIIKRWNLPVVATANTYKFFAEKNVEAKAYGLVEIVNLLQDKQWKGLDGKGQYNLVIFIGCNYNVLLQCLSSLKHFAPHIKTITICKHYYPNAYASFPNMDNRRWLKYLKKILES, via the coding sequence GTGTATACCATTAGGAAAAATGCAATGAGATTGAAGCCTGAAACTTTTAAATCGATGTTAAAAAGATTTGATAGACCTTTGTTAGTTGCAGGTCCATTAGTAATAGAAAATTCTGTATTAGATTTAGTGATTAATATAATAAAACGATGGAATTTACCTGTAGTTGCTACTGCAAATACTTACAAATTTTTTGCCGAAAAAAATGTTGAAGCAAAGGCCTATGGGTTAGTTGAAATTGTGAATTTACTTCAAGACAAACAATGGAAAGGTTTAGATGGCAAAGGTCAATACAATCTAGTGATTTTTATTGGATGTAATTACAATGTTTTGTTACAATGTTTATCATCATTAAAACATTTTGCCCCACATATTAAGACTATTACTATATGTAAACATTATTATCCAAATGCATATGCATCTTTTCCTAATATGGATAATAGAAGATGGTTAAAATATCTTAAAAAAATATTAGAAAGCTAA
- a CDS encoding acetyl-CoA decarbonylase/synthase gamma subunit (COGs: COG1456 CO dehydrogenase/acetyl-CoA synthase gamma subunit (corrinoid Fe-S protein)~InterPro IPR016218: IPR011005: IPR007202: IPR016041: IPR 000489~KEGG: mth:MTH1713 acetyl-CoA decarbonylase/synthase complex subunit gamma~PFAM: CO dehydrogenase/acetyl-CoA synthase delta subunit, TIM barrel; Fe-S cluster domain protein; dihydropteroate synthase DHPS~SPTR: O27748 Acetyl-CoA decarbonylase/synthase complex subunit gamma~PFAM: Putative Fe-S cluster; CO dehydrogenase/acetyl-CoA synthase delta subunit), translating into MELTAMDIYKLLPKTNCGRCGESSCMAFATKLLEKKKKIEDCPLLSGAEKEKLEELLAPAVKEITFGKGKKKVTIGGDEVLYRYQLTFYNPTALAIDVTDEENFMEKVKRLEKFEIERTGEKLTLDAIALRNKSNDPEKFAKAAEKLKNSKYPLILCSFNSKSMEAALKVVGDERPIIYAATEENIDEMAELAKKYDCPLVLFVQSDLEKMKELSRKLRNLGVEDIILDPGTLVGEAIGDTLDNFTMIRRLAIEEKDDDFRFPIMGVPALARMYSADEIEKGIREAMVAAALINRYADILILRGTEVWELLPVLTLRQSIYTDPRKPQAVDPGLYEFGKVDENSPVIITTNFSLTYYTVEGDLKSGKANCYLLVLDTGGKAVDVSVAGGQFNGKAVADLIKETGIEEKVKHRTLIIPGLAASVSGEIEDETGWKVVVGPRDSSELPDFLEKKAIA; encoded by the coding sequence ATGGAACTTACAGCGATGGATATTTATAAGTTACTTCCAAAAACTAATTGTGGTCGTTGTGGAGAATCATCTTGTATGGCATTTGCAACAAAATTATTGGAAAAAAAGAAAAAAATAGAAGATTGTCCATTGTTGTCAGGGGCTGAAAAAGAGAAACTTGAAGAACTTTTAGCACCTGCTGTAAAAGAAATAACATTTGGCAAAGGAAAGAAAAAGGTTACTATTGGTGGCGATGAGGTTCTCTATAGGTATCAACTAACTTTTTATAACCCAACGGCTTTAGCTATCGATGTTACTGATGAAGAAAATTTTATGGAAAAGGTAAAAAGATTAGAAAAATTTGAAATAGAAAGGACTGGAGAAAAATTAACATTAGATGCAATTGCATTAAGGAATAAATCAAATGATCCTGAAAAATTTGCTAAGGCCGCAGAAAAATTGAAAAATTCAAAATATCCATTAATTCTTTGCTCATTCAACTCAAAGTCAATGGAGGCTGCACTTAAAGTTGTTGGGGATGAAAGACCGATAATTTATGCTGCAACAGAAGAAAATATAGATGAAATGGCAGAATTAGCTAAAAAATATGATTGTCCTTTAGTATTATTTGTACAATCAGATTTAGAAAAAATGAAAGAACTTTCACGTAAACTTAGAAATTTAGGAGTTGAAGATATTATTCTAGATCCAGGTACATTGGTTGGTGAAGCAATAGGCGATACTCTGGATAATTTTACAATGATAAGGAGATTAGCTATAGAAGAAAAGGATGATGATTTCAGATTTCCAATTATGGGTGTACCTGCATTAGCAAGAATGTACAGCGCTGATGAGATTGAGAAAGGTATAAGAGAAGCCATGGTAGCCGCTGCACTAATCAACAGATATGCTGATATACTAATACTACGAGGCACAGAAGTTTGGGAATTGTTACCTGTATTAACACTTAGACAATCTATTTACACAGACCCAAGAAAGCCTCAAGCTGTAGATCCTGGTTTATATGAGTTTGGTAAAGTAGACGAAAATTCACCAGTGATTATAACAACTAATTTTTCATTAACATATTATACTGTTGAAGGTGACTTAAAATCAGGTAAAGCTAATTGCTATTTGTTAGTACTTGATACTGGAGGTAAAGCTGTAGATGTTTCGGTGGCTGGAGGTCAATTTAATGGAAAAGCAGTAGCAGATTTAATCAAAGAAACAGGGATAGAAGAAAAGGTCAAACATAGAACTTTAATAATTCCAGGGCTTGCAGCATCAGTTAGTGGTGAAATTGAAGATGAAACTGGTTGGAAAGTTGTGGTTGGTCCAAGAGATTCCTCAGAATTGCCAGATTTTCTAGAAAAGAAAGCTATTGCCTAA
- a CDS encoding acetyl-CoA decarbonylase/synthase beta subunit (COGs: COG1614 CO dehydrogenase/acetyl-CoA synthase beta subunit~InterPro IPR003006: IPR004461: IPR011254~KEGG: mth:MTH1710 acetyl-CoA decarbonylase/synthase complex subunit beta~PFAM: CO dehydrogenase/acetyl-CoA synthase complex beta subunit~PRIAM: CO-methylating acetyl-CoA synthase~SPTR: O27745 Acetyl-CoA decarbonylase/synthase complex subunit beta~TIGRFAM: CO dehydrogenase/acetyl-CoA synthase complex, beta subunit~PFAM: CO dehydrogenase/acetyl-CoA synthase complex beta subunit~TIGRFAM: CO dehydrogenase/CO-methylating acetyl-CoA synthase complex, beta subunit) has translation MFENIPVNVGAAYEGERIRSANMFVELAGPKSIGAELVRVKEDVEDGRIKVIGPDLDEMKQGERHPFGIKIEIAGKDLEEDLEGVIERKIHELCNYVQGFMHLNQRDQIWCRVSVEAKEAGFRLKHLGEVLIALFKEEFNIIDKISVTLITDEEKVKEFVEEARKVYEKRDARVRELSEEDVDVFYGCVMCQSFAPTHVCIVTPDRPALCGAMNWFDCRAAHKIDPEGPIFEVEKGEVIDEIRGEYSGANDAVLEKSQGTIEKVYLHSVFEYPHTSCGCFEAIAFYIPELDGIGIVHRNYKGETPLGIPFSTMAGQCSGGKQVEGFCGLSIEYMRSPKFLRADGGYERIVWMPKEIKEMVFDFIPEELRDKIPTEEEAVTIEEIKEFLKEKGHPIVKRWKEEKEVTKEKKEEKEEAEETPAVYAPELALPTSGGVRIVLKNAKIYAEKIIIKKKK, from the coding sequence ATGTTTGAAAACATACCAGTGAATGTTGGAGCAGCATACGAGGGTGAAAGAATAAGATCAGCTAACATGTTTGTTGAGCTGGCAGGTCCAAAATCCATAGGTGCAGAACTTGTAAGAGTTAAAGAGGATGTGGAAGATGGCAGAATAAAAGTTATTGGCCCCGATCTTGACGAAATGAAACAAGGTGAGAGGCATCCATTTGGTATAAAAATTGAAATAGCTGGAAAAGACCTTGAAGAAGACCTTGAAGGAGTTATAGAAAGAAAAATACATGAATTATGCAATTATGTTCAAGGATTTATGCATTTAAATCAGAGAGATCAAATTTGGTGTAGAGTTAGTGTAGAGGCAAAGGAAGCTGGATTTAGATTGAAACATTTAGGAGAAGTACTAATTGCATTATTCAAAGAAGAATTCAATATTATAGATAAAATATCTGTAACTTTAATCACTGATGAAGAAAAAGTGAAAGAATTTGTAGAAGAGGCACGTAAAGTATATGAAAAAAGAGATGCTCGAGTAAGAGAACTTTCAGAAGAAGATGTAGATGTATTTTATGGTTGTGTGATGTGCCAATCTTTTGCACCCACTCATGTTTGTATAGTAACTCCTGACAGGCCTGCATTATGTGGTGCCATGAATTGGTTTGATTGTAGGGCCGCACATAAAATAGATCCTGAGGGTCCTATATTCGAAGTAGAAAAGGGGGAAGTTATAGATGAAATTAGGGGTGAATATAGTGGTGCAAATGATGCAGTACTGGAAAAATCACAAGGTACAATAGAAAAAGTATATTTACACAGTGTTTTTGAATATCCTCATACTTCTTGCGGATGTTTTGAAGCAATAGCATTTTACATACCTGAATTGGATGGTATAGGCATTGTACATAGGAATTACAAAGGAGAAACACCATTAGGTATACCATTTTCAACCATGGCCGGTCAATGTTCTGGTGGAAAACAAGTTGAAGGTTTTTGTGGCTTATCTATTGAATATATGCGATCACCAAAATTTTTAAGGGCTGATGGTGGATACGAAAGAATTGTATGGATGCCAAAAGAAATCAAGGAAATGGTATTTGATTTCATACCAGAGGAATTGAGAGATAAAATACCGACAGAAGAAGAAGCTGTTACAATAGAAGAAATAAAAGAATTTTTAAAAGAGAAAGGACATCCAATTGTAAAAAGATGGAAAGAAGAAAAAGAAGTTACAAAGGAAAAAAAAGAAGAAAAAGAAGAAGCAGAAGAAACTCCTGCTGTTTATGCACCTGAATTGGCGTTGCCAACCTCTGGTGGGGTAAGAATTGTGTTGAAAAACGCCAAAATATATGCTGAAAAGATTATAATAAAAAAGAAAAAATAG